The following proteins are encoded in a genomic region of Alosa alosa isolate M-15738 ecotype Scorff River chromosome 10, AALO_Geno_1.1, whole genome shotgun sequence:
- the thoc7 gene encoding THO complex subunit 7 homolog isoform X1, with protein MGAVTDDEVIRKRLLIDGDGAGDDRRINVLLKSFTKWCNSTGSPEEGVIQYQRMVGTLSQCEFSMGKTLLVYDMNLKEMENYEKIYKDIEQNITSAHDKITECKKEIQRAKRIRKNRQEYDALAKVIQQHPDRHETLKQLEALDKELQQLSQIKENVEDKLELRKKQFHVLLSTIQELQQTLETDEKSENDDTQESSMDNGD; from the exons ATGGGGGCAGTAACTGATG ACGAAGTTATTCGAAAACGTCTCCTCATTGATGGCGACGGGGCTGGAGACGACCGACGTATTAATGTGCTCCTCAAAAGCTTCACAAAATGGTGCAACTCAACTGGCTCACCTGAAGAGGG AGTAATCCAGTACCAGAGGATGGTGGGCACCTTGTCGCAATGTGAATTTTCGATGGGGAAGACCCTACTAGTGTATGACATGAATCTCAAGGAAATGGAAAATTATGAAAAGATTTATAAAGATATTG AGCAAAACATAACATCAGCCCATGACAAAATCACAGAGTGCAAAAAGGAGATTCAGCGGGCTAAAAGAATACGAAAAAATCGCCAAG AGTATGATGCTTTAGCAAAGGTTATACAGCAGCATCCGGACCGCCACGAGACACTGAA GCAGCTTGAAGCACTCGACAAAGAACTTCAGCAGCTTTCACAGATTAAAGAGAATGTTGAAGATAAG TTGGAGCTGCGGAAGAAGCAGTTCCACGTCCTCCTCAGTACAATCCAGGAACTGCAGCAGACACTGGAGA CTGATGAAAAGTCAGAGAATGACGATACCCAGGAGAGCTCGATGGATAACGGTGACTGA
- the thoc7 gene encoding THO complex subunit 7 homolog isoform X2 — MDEVIRKRLLIDGDGAGDDRRINVLLKSFTKWCNSTGSPEEGVIQYQRMVGTLSQCEFSMGKTLLVYDMNLKEMENYEKIYKDIEQNITSAHDKITECKKEIQRAKRIRKNRQEYDALAKVIQQHPDRHETLKQLEALDKELQQLSQIKENVEDKLELRKKQFHVLLSTIQELQQTLETDEKSENDDTQESSMDNGD; from the exons ATGG ACGAAGTTATTCGAAAACGTCTCCTCATTGATGGCGACGGGGCTGGAGACGACCGACGTATTAATGTGCTCCTCAAAAGCTTCACAAAATGGTGCAACTCAACTGGCTCACCTGAAGAGGG AGTAATCCAGTACCAGAGGATGGTGGGCACCTTGTCGCAATGTGAATTTTCGATGGGGAAGACCCTACTAGTGTATGACATGAATCTCAAGGAAATGGAAAATTATGAAAAGATTTATAAAGATATTG AGCAAAACATAACATCAGCCCATGACAAAATCACAGAGTGCAAAAAGGAGATTCAGCGGGCTAAAAGAATACGAAAAAATCGCCAAG AGTATGATGCTTTAGCAAAGGTTATACAGCAGCATCCGGACCGCCACGAGACACTGAA GCAGCTTGAAGCACTCGACAAAGAACTTCAGCAGCTTTCACAGATTAAAGAGAATGTTGAAGATAAG TTGGAGCTGCGGAAGAAGCAGTTCCACGTCCTCCTCAGTACAATCCAGGAACTGCAGCAGACACTGGAGA CTGATGAAAAGTCAGAGAATGACGATACCCAGGAGAGCTCGATGGATAACGGTGACTGA